The Aquipuribacter hungaricus genomic sequence ACGTTGATGTCCAGCAGCGAGTTGGTGCCCAGGCGGTTGGCGCCGTGCACCGACACGCACGCCACCTCGCCGGCGGCGTAGAGCCCGCCGACGGTGGTGTCGTTGTCGATGAGCACCTCGGTCTCGACGTTGGTCGGGACCCCGCCCATGGCGTAGTGCGCGGTCGGGTAGACCGGGACGGGCTCGGTGTACGGCTCCACGCCCAGGTACGTGCGGGCGAACTCCGTGATGTCCGGGAGCTTGGCGTCGATGTGCGCCGGCTCCAGGTGCGTGAGGTCGAGCAGCACGTAGTCCTTGTTCGGGCCCGCACCGCGGCCCTCGCGGACCTCGGTCGACATCGCCCGGGCCACCATGTCGCGGGGGGCCAGGTCCTTGATCGTCGGGGCGTACCGCTCCATGAAGCGCTCGCCCTCGGAGTTGCGGAGGATCCCGCCCTCGCCGCGCGCGGCCTCGCTCAGCAGGATGCCGAGCCCGGCCAGGCCGGTCGGGTGGAACTGGTAGAACTCCATGTCCTCCAGCGGGAGGCCCCGGCGCCACGCGATGCCCATGCCGTCACCGGTGAGGGTGTGCGCGTTGGACGTGGTCTTGAAGACCTTGCCGAAGCCGCCCGTGGCCAGCACGACGGACTTGGCGTGGACGATGTGCACGGTGCCGGTGGCCAGCTCGTAGGCGACGACGCCGTTGGCGTGGCGCCGGCCGTCCGGGCCGTCGGTCATGAGCAGGTCCAGCACGTAGAACTCGTTGAAGAACTCGACCTCGTGCTTGACGCACTGCTGGTAGAGCGTCTGCAGGATCATGTGGCCGGTCCGGTCGGCGGCGAAGCAGCTGCGTCGCACGGCGGCCTCGCCGTGGTTGCGGGTGTGCCCGCCGAAGCGGCGCTGGTCGATCCGGCCCTCGGGGGTGCGGTTGAACGGCAGCCCCATCTTCTCCAGGTCGAGGACGGCGTCGATGGCCTCCTTGCACATCACCTCGGCCGCGTCCTGGTCGACGAGGTAGTCGCCGCCCTTGACGGTGTCGAAGGTGTGCCACTCCCAGTTGTCCTCCTCGACGTTGGCCAGGGCGGCGCACATGCCGCCCTGCGCCGCGCCGGTGTGGGAGCGGGTGGGGTAGAGCTTGGTGAGCACGGCGGTGCGGGCGCGCTTGCCCGACTCCAGCGCCGCGCGCATGCCGGCGCCGCCGGCCCCGACGATGACGACGTCGAAGCGGTGGTGCTCGACCTTGCCGGTGCCGGTCGCGCTGCCGGTCGCGGTGGTCTCCGCCGTCGACGGGTCCGCCGCGCCGCGGGCGATCTCG encodes the following:
- the sdhA gene encoding succinate dehydrogenase flavoprotein subunit: MRAALESGKRARTAVLTKLYPTRSHTGAAQGGMCAALANVEEDNWEWHTFDTVKGGDYLVDQDAAEVMCKEAIDAVLDLEKMGLPFNRTPEGRIDQRRFGGHTRNHGEAAVRRSCFAADRTGHMILQTLYQQCVKHEVEFFNEFYVLDLLMTDGPDGRRHANGVVAYELATGTVHIVHAKSVVLATGGFGKVFKTTSNAHTLTGDGMGIAWRRGLPLEDMEFYQFHPTGLAGLGILLSEAARGEGGILRNSEGERFMERYAPTIKDLAPRDMVARAMSTEVREGRGAGPNKDYVLLDLTHLEPAHIDAKLPDITEFARTYLGVEPYTEPVPVYPTAHYAMGGVPTNVETEVLIDNDTTVGGLYAAGEVACVSVHGANRLGTNSLLDINVFGKRAGIAAAEHAATTTLLPLPSAPEATVVQLLEELRGRGSDGRPTENVAAVRAELQETMDMNAQVYRTETTLKQAEVDIARLKERYARVGVMDKGRRFNLDLLEAVELGFLLELAEVMVASAKARNESRGGHFREDYPTRDDVNFLQHTMAYRDVEPDGSTTVRLGYKPVVQTRYEPMERKY